A stretch of the Musa acuminata AAA Group cultivar baxijiao chromosome BXJ2-7, Cavendish_Baxijiao_AAA, whole genome shotgun sequence genome encodes the following:
- the LOC103991712 gene encoding dol-P-Glc:Glc(2)Man(9)GlcNAc(2)-PP-Dol alpha-1,2-glucosyltransferase isoform X1 — protein MGRIAVAAVVSLWVIPISVLVDRVVPDPYMDEIFHIPQAQRYCRGDFGTWDPMITTPPGLYYLSLVYIASLFPSMWFAKFASTMSSICSAEILRSTNAFVAVICSVLIYDLLIQLRPTLDEKKATIYAILLASYPLHWFFTFLYYTDVASLTAVLAMYLASLKRKYWLSAMLGALATMFRQTNIIWMFFIAANSAVSYAETLYGQDSVLQNKHKTMLEDNDLLSDNRSTPISSGLRKRRMHNSSSNSQQSVFERSKFSLHHPPAGFFDEILDVISKLWNMKWKVTIAFAPFVMVLLAFVTFVIWNGSIVLGAKEAHPVSPHFAQMLYFGLCCAAALGPVHFTQATCLYQSFRKNKIFYSFQVLLALVIGFIAVFFFSIAHPYLLADNRHYPFYLWRKVIQVHWLMKYLLIPLYVYSWSFIISILGERQRRIWVLSYVIATALVLVPAPLIEFRYYTIPFYFLILHSKIGKTSNWLLIGCLYAVVNIFTMYLFLFRPFHWDHEPGTQRFIW, from the exons ATGGGGAGAATAGCCGTCGCCGCGGTGGTCAGTTTGTGGGTCATTCCAATCTCCGTCTTGGTCGATCGAGTCGTCCCCGATCCCTACATG GATGAGATCTTTCACATCCCTCAGGCGCAGCGCTACTGCAGAGGGGACTTCGGGACCTGGGATCCCATGATCACCACTCCTCCCGGCCT GTACTATCTTTCGCTCGTTTACATTGCGTCTTTGTTCCCGAGCATGTGGTTCGCAAAATTTGCCTCAACAATGTCTTCAATCTGTTCCGCTGAGATTCTTCGATCTACTAATGCTTTTGTGGCAGTCATCTGTagtgttttaatttatgatttgcTCATCCAGTTAAGACCCACTCTCGATGAAAAGAAGGCAACAATTTATGCTATTCTACTAGCATCATATCCACTTCACTGGTTCTTCACATTTCTGTATTATACAGATGTTGCTTCACTAACCGCAGTTCTTGCAATGTACCTGGCTAGTCTAAAAAGGAAGTACTGGCTCAGTGCGATG CTTGGTGCTTTGGCAACAATGTTTCGGCAAACAAATATTATATGGATGTTCTTCATTGCTGCTAATAGTGCTGTTTCTTATGCCGAAACCTTATATGGACAAGATTCTGTACTACAAAACAAACATAAAACAATGCTTGAGGACAATGATCTTCTGTCCGACAACAGAAGTACTCCAATTTCTTCAGGGTTGAGAAAGCGAAGGATGCATAATTCCTCCAGCAACAGCCAACAATCTGTGTTCGAAAGAAGTAAATTTTCTCTGCACCATCCTCCAG CAGGTTTTTTTGATGAGATCTTGGATGTCATCTCAAAGTTATGGAATATGAAATGGAAAGTCACCATTGCATTTGCACCCTTTGTGATGGTGCTGTTGGCATTTGTGACTTTTGTCATCTGGAACGGGAGTATAGTTCTCG GTGCAAAAGAAGCTCATCCTGTATCTCCACACTTTGCCCAGATGTTATACTTTGGTCTTTGTTGTGCAGCTGCCCTTGGTCCTGTTCATTTTACACAAGCCACATGTCTCTATCAGTCTTTTAGAAAGAACaagattttttattcttttcaagTACTACTGGCTCTTGTCATAGGCTTTATTGCAGTATTCTTTTTCAG CATAGCACATCCATATCTTCTTGCTGACAACCGTCACTACCCCTTCTATCTTTGGCGGAAGGTTATCCAAGTGCACTGGCTGATGAAGTACCTTTTGATCCCACTTTATGTTTATTCATGGTCTTTCATTATCAGCATACTAG GGGAACGTCAAAGGAGAATCTGGGTGTTGTCTTATGTTATTGCAACTGCACTAGTTTTGGTCCCTGCACCGCTAATCGAGTTCAGATATTACACAATACCATTCTATTTCTTGATTCTTCATTCTAAGATTGGCAAAACCAGTAATTGGCTGCTCATCGGTTGTCTTTATGCTGTTGTAAACATTTTCACGATGTACTTGTTTttatttcgaccgtttcactgggATCATGAGCCTGGCACTCAGAGATTTATATGGTAA
- the LOC103991712 gene encoding dol-P-Glc:Glc(2)Man(9)GlcNAc(2)-PP-Dol alpha-1,2-glucosyltransferase isoform X2 gives MGRIAVAAVVSLWVIPISVLVDRVVPDPYMDEIFHIPQAQRYCRGDFGTWDPMITTPPGLYYLSLVYIASLFPSMWFAKFASTMSSICSAEILRSTNAFVAVICSVLIYDLLIQLRPTLDEKKATIYAILLASYPLHWFFTFLYYTDVASLTAVLAMYLASLKRKYWLSAMLGALATMFRQTNIIWMFFIAANSAVSYAETLYGQDSVLQNKHKTMLEDNDLLSDNRSTPISSGLRKRRMHNSSSNSQQSVFERSKFSLHHPPGFFDEILDVISKLWNMKWKVTIAFAPFVMVLLAFVTFVIWNGSIVLGAKEAHPVSPHFAQMLYFGLCCAAALGPVHFTQATCLYQSFRKNKIFYSFQVLLALVIGFIAVFFFSIAHPYLLADNRHYPFYLWRKVIQVHWLMKYLLIPLYVYSWSFIISILGERQRRIWVLSYVIATALVLVPAPLIEFRYYTIPFYFLILHSKIGKTSNWLLIGCLYAVVNIFTMYLFLFRPFHWDHEPGTQRFIW, from the exons ATGGGGAGAATAGCCGTCGCCGCGGTGGTCAGTTTGTGGGTCATTCCAATCTCCGTCTTGGTCGATCGAGTCGTCCCCGATCCCTACATG GATGAGATCTTTCACATCCCTCAGGCGCAGCGCTACTGCAGAGGGGACTTCGGGACCTGGGATCCCATGATCACCACTCCTCCCGGCCT GTACTATCTTTCGCTCGTTTACATTGCGTCTTTGTTCCCGAGCATGTGGTTCGCAAAATTTGCCTCAACAATGTCTTCAATCTGTTCCGCTGAGATTCTTCGATCTACTAATGCTTTTGTGGCAGTCATCTGTagtgttttaatttatgatttgcTCATCCAGTTAAGACCCACTCTCGATGAAAAGAAGGCAACAATTTATGCTATTCTACTAGCATCATATCCACTTCACTGGTTCTTCACATTTCTGTATTATACAGATGTTGCTTCACTAACCGCAGTTCTTGCAATGTACCTGGCTAGTCTAAAAAGGAAGTACTGGCTCAGTGCGATG CTTGGTGCTTTGGCAACAATGTTTCGGCAAACAAATATTATATGGATGTTCTTCATTGCTGCTAATAGTGCTGTTTCTTATGCCGAAACCTTATATGGACAAGATTCTGTACTACAAAACAAACATAAAACAATGCTTGAGGACAATGATCTTCTGTCCGACAACAGAAGTACTCCAATTTCTTCAGGGTTGAGAAAGCGAAGGATGCATAATTCCTCCAGCAACAGCCAACAATCTGTGTTCGAAAGAAGTAAATTTTCTCTGCACCATCCTCCAG GTTTTTTTGATGAGATCTTGGATGTCATCTCAAAGTTATGGAATATGAAATGGAAAGTCACCATTGCATTTGCACCCTTTGTGATGGTGCTGTTGGCATTTGTGACTTTTGTCATCTGGAACGGGAGTATAGTTCTCG GTGCAAAAGAAGCTCATCCTGTATCTCCACACTTTGCCCAGATGTTATACTTTGGTCTTTGTTGTGCAGCTGCCCTTGGTCCTGTTCATTTTACACAAGCCACATGTCTCTATCAGTCTTTTAGAAAGAACaagattttttattcttttcaagTACTACTGGCTCTTGTCATAGGCTTTATTGCAGTATTCTTTTTCAG CATAGCACATCCATATCTTCTTGCTGACAACCGTCACTACCCCTTCTATCTTTGGCGGAAGGTTATCCAAGTGCACTGGCTGATGAAGTACCTTTTGATCCCACTTTATGTTTATTCATGGTCTTTCATTATCAGCATACTAG GGGAACGTCAAAGGAGAATCTGGGTGTTGTCTTATGTTATTGCAACTGCACTAGTTTTGGTCCCTGCACCGCTAATCGAGTTCAGATATTACACAATACCATTCTATTTCTTGATTCTTCATTCTAAGATTGGCAAAACCAGTAATTGGCTGCTCATCGGTTGTCTTTATGCTGTTGTAAACATTTTCACGATGTACTTGTTTttatttcgaccgtttcactgggATCATGAGCCTGGCACTCAGAGATTTATATGGTAA
- the LOC103991712 gene encoding dol-P-Glc:Glc(2)Man(9)GlcNAc(2)-PP-Dol alpha-1,2-glucosyltransferase isoform X3: MGRIAVAAVVSLWVIPISVLVDRVVPDPYMDEIFHIPQAQRYCRGDFGTWDPMITTPPGLYYLSLVYIASLFPSMWFAKFASTMSSICSAEILRSTNAFVAVICSVLIYDLLIQLRPTLDEKKATIYAILLASYPLHWFFTFLYYTDVASLTAVLAMYLASLKRKYWLSAMLGALATMFRQTNIIWMFFIAANSAVSYAETLYGQDSVLQNKHKTMLEDNDLLSDNRSTPISSGLRKRRMHNSSSNSQQSVFERSKFSLHHPPGAKEAHPVSPHFAQMLYFGLCCAAALGPVHFTQATCLYQSFRKNKIFYSFQVLLALVIGFIAVFFFSIAHPYLLADNRHYPFYLWRKVIQVHWLMKYLLIPLYVYSWSFIISILGERQRRIWVLSYVIATALVLVPAPLIEFRYYTIPFYFLILHSKIGKTSNWLLIGCLYAVVNIFTMYLFLFRPFHWDHEPGTQRFIW; the protein is encoded by the exons ATGGGGAGAATAGCCGTCGCCGCGGTGGTCAGTTTGTGGGTCATTCCAATCTCCGTCTTGGTCGATCGAGTCGTCCCCGATCCCTACATG GATGAGATCTTTCACATCCCTCAGGCGCAGCGCTACTGCAGAGGGGACTTCGGGACCTGGGATCCCATGATCACCACTCCTCCCGGCCT GTACTATCTTTCGCTCGTTTACATTGCGTCTTTGTTCCCGAGCATGTGGTTCGCAAAATTTGCCTCAACAATGTCTTCAATCTGTTCCGCTGAGATTCTTCGATCTACTAATGCTTTTGTGGCAGTCATCTGTagtgttttaatttatgatttgcTCATCCAGTTAAGACCCACTCTCGATGAAAAGAAGGCAACAATTTATGCTATTCTACTAGCATCATATCCACTTCACTGGTTCTTCACATTTCTGTATTATACAGATGTTGCTTCACTAACCGCAGTTCTTGCAATGTACCTGGCTAGTCTAAAAAGGAAGTACTGGCTCAGTGCGATG CTTGGTGCTTTGGCAACAATGTTTCGGCAAACAAATATTATATGGATGTTCTTCATTGCTGCTAATAGTGCTGTTTCTTATGCCGAAACCTTATATGGACAAGATTCTGTACTACAAAACAAACATAAAACAATGCTTGAGGACAATGATCTTCTGTCCGACAACAGAAGTACTCCAATTTCTTCAGGGTTGAGAAAGCGAAGGATGCATAATTCCTCCAGCAACAGCCAACAATCTGTGTTCGAAAGAAGTAAATTTTCTCTGCACCATCCTCCAG GTGCAAAAGAAGCTCATCCTGTATCTCCACACTTTGCCCAGATGTTATACTTTGGTCTTTGTTGTGCAGCTGCCCTTGGTCCTGTTCATTTTACACAAGCCACATGTCTCTATCAGTCTTTTAGAAAGAACaagattttttattcttttcaagTACTACTGGCTCTTGTCATAGGCTTTATTGCAGTATTCTTTTTCAG CATAGCACATCCATATCTTCTTGCTGACAACCGTCACTACCCCTTCTATCTTTGGCGGAAGGTTATCCAAGTGCACTGGCTGATGAAGTACCTTTTGATCCCACTTTATGTTTATTCATGGTCTTTCATTATCAGCATACTAG GGGAACGTCAAAGGAGAATCTGGGTGTTGTCTTATGTTATTGCAACTGCACTAGTTTTGGTCCCTGCACCGCTAATCGAGTTCAGATATTACACAATACCATTCTATTTCTTGATTCTTCATTCTAAGATTGGCAAAACCAGTAATTGGCTGCTCATCGGTTGTCTTTATGCTGTTGTAAACATTTTCACGATGTACTTGTTTttatttcgaccgtttcactgggATCATGAGCCTGGCACTCAGAGATTTATATGGTAA
- the LOC103991712 gene encoding dol-P-Glc:Glc(2)Man(9)GlcNAc(2)-PP-Dol alpha-1,2-glucosyltransferase isoform X4 has translation MITTPPGLYYLSLVYIASLFPSMWFAKFASTMSSICSAEILRSTNAFVAVICSVLIYDLLIQLRPTLDEKKATIYAILLASYPLHWFFTFLYYTDVASLTAVLAMYLASLKRKYWLSAMLGALATMFRQTNIIWMFFIAANSAVSYAETLYGQDSVLQNKHKTMLEDNDLLSDNRSTPISSGLRKRRMHNSSSNSQQSVFERSKFSLHHPPAGFFDEILDVISKLWNMKWKVTIAFAPFVMVLLAFVTFVIWNGSIVLGAKEAHPVSPHFAQMLYFGLCCAAALGPVHFTQATCLYQSFRKNKIFYSFQVLLALVIGFIAVFFFSIAHPYLLADNRHYPFYLWRKVIQVHWLMKYLLIPLYVYSWSFIISILGERQRRIWVLSYVIATALVLVPAPLIEFRYYTIPFYFLILHSKIGKTSNWLLIGCLYAVVNIFTMYLFLFRPFHWDHEPGTQRFIW, from the exons ATGATCACCACTCCTCCCGGCCT GTACTATCTTTCGCTCGTTTACATTGCGTCTTTGTTCCCGAGCATGTGGTTCGCAAAATTTGCCTCAACAATGTCTTCAATCTGTTCCGCTGAGATTCTTCGATCTACTAATGCTTTTGTGGCAGTCATCTGTagtgttttaatttatgatttgcTCATCCAGTTAAGACCCACTCTCGATGAAAAGAAGGCAACAATTTATGCTATTCTACTAGCATCATATCCACTTCACTGGTTCTTCACATTTCTGTATTATACAGATGTTGCTTCACTAACCGCAGTTCTTGCAATGTACCTGGCTAGTCTAAAAAGGAAGTACTGGCTCAGTGCGATG CTTGGTGCTTTGGCAACAATGTTTCGGCAAACAAATATTATATGGATGTTCTTCATTGCTGCTAATAGTGCTGTTTCTTATGCCGAAACCTTATATGGACAAGATTCTGTACTACAAAACAAACATAAAACAATGCTTGAGGACAATGATCTTCTGTCCGACAACAGAAGTACTCCAATTTCTTCAGGGTTGAGAAAGCGAAGGATGCATAATTCCTCCAGCAACAGCCAACAATCTGTGTTCGAAAGAAGTAAATTTTCTCTGCACCATCCTCCAG CAGGTTTTTTTGATGAGATCTTGGATGTCATCTCAAAGTTATGGAATATGAAATGGAAAGTCACCATTGCATTTGCACCCTTTGTGATGGTGCTGTTGGCATTTGTGACTTTTGTCATCTGGAACGGGAGTATAGTTCTCG GTGCAAAAGAAGCTCATCCTGTATCTCCACACTTTGCCCAGATGTTATACTTTGGTCTTTGTTGTGCAGCTGCCCTTGGTCCTGTTCATTTTACACAAGCCACATGTCTCTATCAGTCTTTTAGAAAGAACaagattttttattcttttcaagTACTACTGGCTCTTGTCATAGGCTTTATTGCAGTATTCTTTTTCAG CATAGCACATCCATATCTTCTTGCTGACAACCGTCACTACCCCTTCTATCTTTGGCGGAAGGTTATCCAAGTGCACTGGCTGATGAAGTACCTTTTGATCCCACTTTATGTTTATTCATGGTCTTTCATTATCAGCATACTAG GGGAACGTCAAAGGAGAATCTGGGTGTTGTCTTATGTTATTGCAACTGCACTAGTTTTGGTCCCTGCACCGCTAATCGAGTTCAGATATTACACAATACCATTCTATTTCTTGATTCTTCATTCTAAGATTGGCAAAACCAGTAATTGGCTGCTCATCGGTTGTCTTTATGCTGTTGTAAACATTTTCACGATGTACTTGTTTttatttcgaccgtttcactgggATCATGAGCCTGGCACTCAGAGATTTATATGGTAA
- the LOC135616125 gene encoding dof zinc finger protein DOF5.1-like produces MVFPSLPVYVDPPNWNQQQPHQRGSSSHGGGDEDPHLPAPPPGLVGVPPAEAGMVCSIRPELTAERARLAKVAQPEQALKCPRCDSTNTKFCYFNNYSLSQPRHFCKACRRYWTRGGALRNVPVGGGCRRNRRTKSTGSASSKPSVASATRQGGGATMTSLALQPPPPLVTSLHPVPDFRTPNLALSYQASGTSIDAVEDLRLSWQIQQLPLILGGLDPPPPPPPPQMPPLAPLPNLYPSFFGEGSQFDGQSFAEQAQPSSGLLMQLASVKMDANSQELNLPRQSLDDPRTDLIWGGRDGGGWAAGFPSFINPSSTDNFL; encoded by the exons ATGGTTTTCCCATCTCTTCCGGTCTATGTAGATCCACCAAACTGGAACCAG CAACAGCCTCATCAGCGGGGCAGCAGTAGCCATGGCGGCGGAGATGAGGATCCCCACCTCCCAGCACCACCACCTGGCTTGGTGGGTGTGCCACCAGCTGAGGCGGGGATGGTCTGCTCGATCAGGCCAGAGTTGACGGCCGAACGAGCTCGTCTGGCGAAGGTGGCGCAGCCGGAACAGGCGCTCAAGTGCCCCCGGTGCGActccaccaacaccaagttctgctacttcaACAACTACTCCTTGTCGCAGCCCCGCCACTTCTGCAAGGCATGCCGGCGTTACTGGACACGCGGCGGCGCGCTCCGCAACGTCCCTGTGGGCGGCGGCTGCCGCAGGAACCGGCGGACCAAGTCCACCGGCAGTGCCTCTTCAAAACCCTCGGTTGCTTCGGCCACTCGCCAGGGCGGTGGTGCAACGATGACCAGCCTCGCCCTGCAGCCGCCGCCGCCCCTAGTGACCTCGTTGCACCCAGTTCCGGACTTCAGGACTCCTAACCTAGCGTTGAGTTACCAGGCGAGTGGAACCAGCATCGATGCAGTAGAGGACCTCAGACTCTCTTGGCAAATCCAGCAGCTTCCGTTAATCCTAGGCGGGTTAGatcccccaccaccaccaccaccaccacagatGCCGCCATTGGCACCACTTCCAAACTTATACCCGTCGTTCTTCGGAGAAGGTAGTCAGTTTGACGGGCAATCGTTTGCAGAGCAAGCTCAACCCAGCTCCGGGCTCCTGATGCAACTGGCTTCAGTGAAGATGGACGCCAACTCACAAGAGCTTAATCTTCCAAGACAGTCTCTTGATGACCCCAGAACTGATCTCATCTGGGGTGGCAGAGATGGTGGTGGATGGGCAGCAGGCTTCCCAAGTTTCATTAACCCTTCATCAACTGACAATTTCCTGTAA